The Mercenaria mercenaria strain notata chromosome 1, MADL_Memer_1, whole genome shotgun sequence nucleotide sequence gctaccagaaaattctgtcgggctactaaattttttcagagcgtgcccgccgggctaccttgaaactccgtatcgagtagcccggaaatcaattatttagtcttcaaatataattttgatagttgtctataatccccttgtttatcaagagatacatgcccgaggctttaattatcttaccacctactgtcacaatcggcaaacaattaaccgtttaatcgtacccacaggcaaatgtttacaaaaacatgtgcaagagtgattttagactgatccaataacacCGGAATCGCTGAtcggtattgtttaaaacaatatgcaaaccagtcttaaaattacgtcattttagcgccacctgccaaagtgtactttcgatttcgctgacctcaatatttatcgagcgatcagaaagaacagatatttgattttgaggcagtttagtgcttacactgattgtttatgcttttcaatttaaatacttgcctaacatcttttattttatcttttaaaatgagaaaaagtagtaatgataattgctatttaagagaacaaaatttatatggctaaaattatgaaacctctaataatttaatcattccaTTCACTTTAGTttagaagcacatagtaaataaacctaaatgttcgggctaccagattaaaattttggtagcccaatgggctaccagtaaatttgcagatttctgaaaccctgatccatggatgacaaagatatggaccggacacgaaaattgcggacagactgacagacggttcaaaaactatatgcctcccttcgggggcataaaaatggtacTTTAATGAGATCTAATGAAAATCAATGgtaaatcaatgaatataaaaGATACTAATGATATGTAATGAAATTCAATGGTAAAAAATGCACTGCATGGACAGCATTTTTCCCACTGCAACTGGCGGGCATTCAAGGGACACTGGACAGATGACGATTCTGACAGATGGCCCTGTCTGTCAGTGGATATTCATTTATCATGTGACTTAAATCCTTGCATTAGGTAAATATATATCTTGCAATGTTGcttttaaggtacttccgccatcttgaatttagagtgaccttcatttgaagtgtgaaaatatagtgaacaaaagctttcaaatgcagctgttccagaatacaaaaacagctcagtttgcaagacctgagctaaaagtagctgtatataaaaagcaaaactaaaatttggaaataaacaaagaagatattttacctgtatttttccaaatttttggttagatttataaatcctttcaaaatacttcattaaaaattcatgaatggcaaaagttagttcaaagtttcaattagtgcataggagaaatGTCTTACTGAacagaactaaacttattacaaaatatgttttcaaatctgaccacctcatgtgttaaaacgaaaataaatctgtacatattgctattttcagcatacataaaagtagtgcaatgtgcggacaatgatttttgtacgtatggtgtaccaaactgcctaaaattgtaagacaagtctcagacttaatgtgaacaagatctggcaacgatccaaaattcttttcaaggattgtgcaagtataagaaaggttaaATTTAtaatagtggaatttatgtacttacgcgctgcttatctcacggaaaatttagtagaaatggaattttcggcacttcctgcggtaactactgaaattacttaacgtaactttctcaagcatacgtgattgtatatttataaattataaaaacatcgaaatatttgctttatcacaatatatgcaaatatttttagacaatcttgaaacattaggccacagaatttccgcatactggtccaggacaagttcgatgtgtatagtgattccttattagatgtttcatgcgtcgaaAACttaccaattttgatctatcgactttttaaacaatatgaggATAttaatgcagcatgtttttgaaaacacagtgggaataaatcgcagaaaaaatgtacagccaaatatgttaggaggtaatacaatttgtatacagttgtagataactgcgaaacattttacaaaaaataatgcaatcagttgaacttctcacgcgaaaGCGGTGTTGACAGTGgaaacagcggtccagtactaagactgtctacgaaaccaaagATAACGAGTTCTTtgtttgaaaattacattttacatttaaaaaaacattgggatcagtgttcagtatacacctgaaaatgatagacttgctatttgaCGAGTGCACatttgttttctatcgtcgttaatataaagtagactggTAAATATTcatacacatgcataatctcataaacacttctttaatgtatgttctctgaaatgaacaaataactggctcaactgagacaccatacttcagagtaaattcagtttattcaccacaaGGTTCAacatgcacgggagtctcgtgataatacatgcctttaatttcacatggttgaagtgttaacaaatagttaaatttgcttcgtttttatttctcacggaaaagatcgtacggttttttatattggaataattatagaacatctatgcatttaaagttgaaagttgattgttttctacaggacgtaaaactgaaacaagtaagcacttttactttttcagcaatgttcttcaggtgaactttgacattgtttacgaagataAATCAGTTTTGtatcatcttgaaatgcgttgttcggctgaaacgtatagttcccggaaaagatctaaaacggtttattttggggatttttgttttatttataaattcaacacaatgtgcaataattccagtttttgaaaatgattgaaattcaactttatttaagaaaaagtttcgatctttcagtaatattttgtcagcggatgcttacaaattttaagtgaaacggctttcttgtccaagggaggtgtgtaaagcgaaaaactatcattacacattgcgtttattctttaaatgtgaaggatcggtaacagattaaggagatcggatagtgaaaaactatactaaatggatatctctaaccatgaataaggagacatgcatatttcagtaaggaaatctgaggtaaaagaacaatcatatattttattccttgaaataaacatggcgacgaaatattttagaaaaactgtgcacgtgttttgcgcattagaatgtttaacgacatttttttgaaaaagtaacgttcgtgtgcactattttggcatttcttttatttgaaaataaatgttttatagcaatttaggttgcatatgataccaaaattttgcaccaaaaatgttcactcatctTCTTCCAAAGCAccgtggagatagggttcagcgtagctttcatgctcgcaagtttacctacagatatatcttttcaacttttatcatacattttttgtgtccttgcatttcgaaagctgtttcgagggttctgatttttcacatgaatttctaatttcaatttgcggaaataccttTATTGGATGTTGGTGTCATCATCATGTGTAAAAtagatgtgcaagtttatatcatgataaagactcatgctagtttttatcaatttatatcaaataaattatgAGCCAGGTgagtcactaggtgaaaatgtgcattttgtcactattttaggggccatagctCTAGAAATAGGCGATGGCCAGGAAACGTAGGAGGTGCAcggaagttcatatcatgttatagactcctgcaaggtttcattaatctatatgaaattctttttgaggtaggtgcatcatcacaagatgaaaatgtgcatttttcactatttcaggggccataactctggaatttggGAGAGGGGTGCGATGCCAGctggaaaatagaaataggaggtgcacaaggtcatatgataataatttagactcatcaatttatatcaaatactttttgagcttggtgcgccacaaggtgaaaatgtgcttttttgactatttcaggggccataactctagaaatagggagcagagacagatgaaaaataggaggtgcacacgttcatatcatgttaaagacttatgcaatatttcatcaatttttattaaatactttttgagctaggcgcatcacttTTTTTtcctacacacatacacacaaatgGATGGACATACAGATGCATGGACGACACTAGACTAAaattatatgcccccaccactcatagtgggggcacaaaaacacatattttgacaaagtaagaagcatggaaatcaagaactgatcaaaatatttacatgtataagaataaaagtcatgaaaaccaatgacaaaaatatgactaCATCTGATtagaattatatgaataaaagaaacagaaaaaatatcacatttaataattgatttaaacttcttttgttttcaacatatataaggcacttactgtagctgataccatgctattcacataaatctggtccagaatttcaaactatataaaaaccatcatttttccgccaaaactggtgctattttattcacaaatcatgaaattcagttgAGTGGAATTCCACTTGTACTGGTATTCCAAATTCAAATTCAGTAGAATTCCACCTGTACTGGTATTTCAGATTCAAATTCCAGTGGAGTTCCACCTCtactggtatttcaaattccAGTTCCAGTGGTATATTTGGtaattccactggtattccagTAACATAGCAGATTCCAGTGGAATTTATGTAGCATTCCACTGGAATTCCATTGATTTTTTCACTAGGGTATCACCCCAGGGTATGACACCAACGATGAGTGTTTGATTGCATCAGACATTAAGCCTGTCTCACACAGAACACGGTTGGGCACACGGTTCCAATACGGTATACTCGGTTATACACGGGTTGACTGGTACGAGTATTGAGCTCCAACCGTGCCTGGGGATGAGTTGGTACGATTTAGACTCGAATGTAGCACGAGTATGTACGAACAAAGCACGGATATACTCGGTCAAGCAAGGTTTGTCACGGTTGGAACACGATTTGCAAAACGATTTTCATACGATTGTTGTACGGTTCCAAGTACGGTATAGTACGGTCTGTTACGGCCTAGTACGATTAAGCACGACTTTTACTCGATTAACTGGACATTTACAGGGTTTACATACGGTCCCACCGACTTTTGTTCGAGTTATGCTCGAATTATCACACATTCGtgtatgttttgatataaattgactcGTTTTGATGGCTTGGCTTCATAAATTTTCGAACTTTCAACAGAGAAGTTATCAAAATGGCAGATGACAGAATAAGGGAATTAGAAATCATGATAAGACTGATAGACATTGAGATTATTTTGGCCAGAAGGCGTGAGGGGAGACAAGAACAAGCCAACAGAAGGAGAAGAAGAAGGAGGCAAGTTTGGACAAGAGAATGGCTCAAAAGaagggtcatgtttggtcaataTGATACTCTGTTACATGAACTAAACAGAGAGGACCCCAGGTGTTACAAGAACTTCCTCCGTGTTGATGCTGACTTGTTTCAGGAGTTTGTGAGACGTGTCGGGCCACAAATAACCAAGAAAACAACCAATTGGAGGTAAACAATAATATCTATTTTTCAGGGAATAGCAACATATCCAATAATAAATCTAAATGTGAGAATTGTAAAACACATGTCGATGAttaataattttttacttttatttattttcagagagcCATTGGACCCTGGATTGAAGCTTGCAATCACACTCAGACACATGGCCACTGGTGCTACATTCAGAGAGTTGATGTACAGTTTCCGGGTAGCAGACAACACAATCTCAATGTTCATACCGACAGTCCTGGAGGCTATAGTCGACACATTCCAAGCCGAAGTTATGCCACCACTTATTGAGCCAGATGAATGGAGGGAAGTCAGTACCAGGTTCAACACCAAGTGGAATTTCCCTCATGCTTGTGGTGCCCTGGATGGCAAGCATATTCCTATCAAGGCCCCACCAAATTCTGGATCACTCTACCACAACTACAAGGGCTTCTTCTCCATGATCCTTCTGGCATTGGCAGATGCCGACTACAAGTTTATATGGGTATCAGTGGCGGAGTATGGCTCAGCATCCGATTGCCAAGTGTTCAACGAATCTGAATTAAGGGAATTTGTGGAAGGAGGTGAGCTAGGTTTCCCCTGATCCAGAGCCACTGCCAGGCCTGACGGAAAACCTGCCCTACTTCTTCCTGGGAGACGAAGCATTTCCCTTGAGGACATGGATGATGAAACCCTACTCAAGGATGGGCCTTGGCCACGATGAGCGCATATTTAACTACAGGCTGTCTCGTGCCAGAAGGGTGGTGGAGAATGCATTCGGAATATTGGCCAACAAATTTCAATGTCTGTTGAATGCAACAGTTTGTAAGAAAACAGAAAGTGTGAAGTCCCTAATCCTTGCTTGTGTCATGTTGCACAACCTTTTGAGGATACGTTACCCTGGTGTACCAGCCAATGCCGACCATGAGGACCAAAACCATGCCCTAGTACCCGGGGTATGGCGAGAGGAGAGTCAACTAGTGGACGCAGGAGGACATGCTGGCCGCAACGTAGACCACAACCTTGGGAAGCAACAAAGAAACTACCTCAGGGATTACTTCATGTCGGAAGCTGGTTCGGTTCCATGGCAAGAACAGATGATATAATAGACTGGTGACTTTTGCAGTTGATATAGACTAGTAACCTTTGTATATCATTTCATGAATTGATATTGGAATCTAAATGCTCGGACTCATTATACATACAATCATATTTGATTTGCTAGATATCATGATTTGAAAGTTTAGCAGGGTTTTTTTTCAAGTCTTCAAAGAGATTTTAATAAATTAGTGTCAAAAGAGTTAAGTAAGTGTTGAATTGctttaaacgttatacaataaataaaatttaacctttttCCAGTATAAAATATAATCCTGTCAAGAACAATCCAAAAGTTCTATGATTGCCATCATATGGTTTAATTCTTTAAATGCCAATGTCGTCTATAGGCATGATTACAAATATGTAAGCCACAGATTAAACACCGCTTTGAAAAAGCAACGCGTAATCCTgggataaaatatttgtatatacagTCAGTTTGATGTTCTTTGCTTCTTTATACACAGTTACATTTGCTAGATATCGTGTTTGGAAAGTGTAATAGCACTTTTTGAGCTCAAAGTGGTTTTGATAAGAGTACAGCTTCCTAACTGGTAACTTAATTTTTGGACCAAGGGACAAAGTAGTTATTTCTTCAAAGGGAAAAATGAATAATAAGATAAGATGTACCTTTATAAGGGAGcaaatgttatttcaaagaaaatatctaAGAAAAATAACCACTGCTCGCTTATAAAGgtacatgttatttttttctatgggaacctttaattttatttttgcaaagtgataataataaaatatttaataataagcaGTGCATTTATAATAAAGCCAAtcttatttcaaagaaatctcCCCGTTATAAAAGAACTACttcctaaatatttataatattcaacgaaaaagaaatacatgttttacatttcaacaataaactttattttaagtttaaccacttgaaaaaaatatgacaatcAAAATCACAACATCAGCATCATGTTTGTCAgcataatcatttaaattttttttaaacaacacaaaataGTCATTAGACTCCAATGACTGtcttataataatttaaaattaaactggTGTCTTGGTTCAGTATGAGGTAGTCTCGTCACCGTCCTGAATCATATCCCTCATAAACGAAGACATGTTCTGACTTGCGTCAGCAGGCTGAGTGGTGGGTGTACTGGCCATCTGTGGTGTGCTCACGGTGGGACTTTGGACGGTGGTAGTAGAAAATGAAGGTATTcctgcagcagcagcagcacctGCAATGATACCATCTGTGGTCACTGTGGCTGTTGGGGTGCGACGAACAGTTAGTGTTGCATAGGTAGGGGCTGGTGGTGGACATGAAGATCCAGTAAAATCTGGATAGCAGCCTTGAAGTGTGGTGAAGAAGTGTCGTCTCTCTGTCTCAGTGGTGGGGGGATTCAGTTGCTGTGCCAGTTGTAGGGCCATGGCGTGGTCCTGGGCATACTGTGGTGGCTGCTGCTGTGCCTGGTGCATTGGGCGTTGAGGGGTCCTGAAGTCCTGGAGGATGGGCTGATGCTGCTGTGCTGGTACAGAGGGAAGCTGCTGGGGTGGCAGCTGCTGGGTCTGCTCCCTGGAGAGGTCCACATAACGCACGGCGGAGGCAAGTGTTTCGGTCATGAACTGATCCCGGAGAGATGGCGTCATTTGGCGCATTAGGTGTGTCAGTTGTCTGGTGGTGACAGCTGCCGCGTCAGTCTTTTCTTGCCTCAGTTGTCTCAACTCCTGTGTCAGCTGTAAAGAAATCTAAACATAGCTATTAAAgtaagatatttaaataattttctcaaatatttattacttaatttactttaaaattcatcgattctaaaatatttgttggtagatgtatttgaaaaatatgccGGACATAGCCTTGATTTGTCAGTCAGCATTATGCTGCAATATGACTGGCATATATGTGTGTGCCCCGACCCGGGATCGAACTATGGATTACACGGCAAGCGCATTATCCACTGAGCTATGCAGGCCAGTTAATACTTTGGCTACAATATGCGATCgacaatttatattttacatatgttCAAAGTTGCTGAAAAAATTCTGTGGTTACTTACAGCTTCCCTCTCTTCTAGCAGATCTGAATCTGAGTGGACTGAAGCTGTAGAAGGTGTAAACGGTGCATCTTCTGGTGCAGCTGGGTCTGAGGCTGGTATGTTCTGTAAGGGTGCATCGCCGTACCGCTTCTTCCTGGCAGCAGTCAACTGCAAAAgacaaatatcatattttattaacaaaaatcaAACTGGTTGGTTACATACATTATTCTTACAGTTACATTCTtcattaataaacaaaataaaatttaaaaaagaataaatattttaaaaaaaatactcacATCCACACCTTTCCGTACGGGGATCGATGTACAATGCCCCTTGAGGAAGGACATGCTCTCTACCACCCACTGCTGTCGGGCGGTCATCAAGACTGTACCACTGCCACTGGCCGGACGCTTGATCAACTTTGTAAACGCCGTACGCTGCCCAAGATACCATTTGTATAGGTCCTGTCTGGTCAACCCCTCTCCAAGCTGGTCGGCTTTGTCGGCGAACAACTGGTCCCGCTTCTTCGTGTTTTTGTAATCAGCATGCGCCTTGTTGAAAATACTGGGGTTAGCCT carries:
- the LOC123536354 gene encoding uncharacterized protein LOC123536354, producing the protein MGPPGTAAPSKKRTIQRITRKLTDAEEVDVIEWIQANPSIFNKAHADYKNTKKRDQLFADKADQLGEGLTRQDLYKWYLGQRTAFTKLIKRPASGSGTVLMTARQQWVVESMSFLKGHCTSIPVRKGVDLTAARKKRYGDAPLQNIPASDPAAPEDAPFTPSTASVHSDSDLLEEREAVSNHRIFSATLNICKI